Part of the Sinomonas atrocyanea genome is shown below.
GGGCCGTGCTGCTAGTCCAGCTCTCGCCCCACCACGCCCGGGACGACGCCCGGCTGGACTGGTTCCTCGGCACCCTGCCGCCCTGGATCCGCACCGCGGTCGAGTTCCGCCACCCGAGCTGGCACGACCCGGGCGTCTTCGACATCCTCCGCCGGCACGGCGCGGCGTACTGCGTCATGAGCGGCGCCGGCCTGCCGTGCATCCTCGAGGCGACGGCCCCGCACGTCTACGTGCGCCTGCACGGCCCCGACCACGGGCACCTCTACGCCGGCTCGTACTCCGACGCTGACCTGGGCTGGTGGGCCGGCCGCATCCGGGAGTGGGACGCCGCAGGACACGAGGTGTTCGCCTACTTCAACAACGACGGCGGCGGGAACGCCGTGCGCAACGCCTTCACCCTGCGCTCGCTGCTGGGCTGAACGGACCTCCTCGACGCCGGTCCAATCCGCCCTCGCAGCCGCTCCGAACTACAGGTGCACGCCACCTTCGACGGCATGCCAACCTCGAACAGGAGTGAAGCCATGAAGACCACCCATCGCACCCCCGCCGTTGTGGGCCTCGCCGCGCTCGCCGCGGTCTCCGCGCTCAGCCTCTCCGCCTGCGGCGGGTCGACGGCGGCGGCCGGCGGCTCGTCGTCGTCCGCACCCGCCAGCGCCGCGGCTGGCATGACGACGCCGAGCGCGAGCGGCATGAGCAGCCCGATGGCCTCGGGCAGCATGAGCGCCGACCCGGCCGCGAACCTCGTGGGCGCCGGCTGCGCCGACTACGCGAAGGCCAATCCCTCCGGGCCAGGGTCGGTCCAGGGGATGAGCGCCGACCCGGTCGCCGTCGCCGCGTCCAACAACCCGCTCCTGACCACCCTCACCTCGGCGGTCTCGGGCAAGCTCAACCCCAAGGTCAACCTGGTCGACACCCTCGACTCGAGCCAGTTCACGGTGTTCGCCCCGGTGGACAGCGCGTTCGCGAAGATCGACCCGGCCACCATCAACTCGCTCAAGACCGACGACGCGACGCTGAAGAAGATCCTCACCTACCACGTGGTCCCGGGCCAGATCGAGCCTGACTCGATCGCCGGCACCCACAAGACGGTCGAGGGCCAGGACGTCACCGTCACCGGTTCGGGGAACAGCCTCAAGGTCAACGGCGCCAACGTGGTCTGCGGCGGCGTGCACACGGCCAACGCCACCGTGTACCTCGTCGACTCCGTGCTGATGCCCCCGGCGAAGTAGCACACCAGAACAGCCACCGACGGCGGGCCGGGCGTGCTGGTTGCCCGGCCCGCCGTCGGCGCGCGGCCCCACAGCTGCAGGAGGTGAGGAAGGGCATGGCTCTTCGTGAGACAGTGGTCTACATGCCGGACCACTACGCCGGGGCGCCCGCCCCGGACCTCGACGACCTCATGGACTGCGTGGCGCGCGGGACCAGGCGGCCTTCGGCCAGCTCTACGACGCCCTCGCCCCGCTCGTCCATGGCCTCGTGCTGCGCGTGGTCCGCGACCCCGCCCAGGCCGAGGAGGTCACCCAGGAGGTGTTCCTCGAGGTCTGGCAGCAGGCCAAGAGGTTCGACGCCGACCGCGGCCGCGCCCGCGCCTGGATCACCGTCATGGCGCACCGCCGGGCCGTGGACCGCGTCCGCGCCGCCCAGGCCGCGGCGGACCGGGACCTGCGGCAGGGCATCAAGGAATTCCAGGAGAGCTACGACGACGTCGAGCACCGCGTCGAGGTGGCCCTCGAGAGCGACCGGGTCAACCGGGCCCTCGAATCCCTGACCGAGGTGCAGAAGCAGGCGATCCGGCTCGCCTACTACGGCGGCTACACCTACGGGGAAGTCGCCACCGCCCTGGGGCTTCCCCTGGGCACCGTGAAGACCAGAATCCGCGACGGAATGATCCGCCTGAGAGACGTGTTGGGAGTGAGCCATGGATGATCAGCTGCACCTGCTGACCGGTGCCTACGCCCTCAACGCGCTCGACGACGAGGAGCGCCGCCGCTTCGAGCACACCCTCGGCTTCGGCGACGAGACGGCCGAGGAGGCGCGCGAGCTCGCCGAGACCGCGGCCCTGCTCGCCGCGGGCACGACCCCCGTCGCGCCGCCGCCGGACCTCAAGGCCCGCCTCATGGCGCAGATCGCTGTCACGCCGCAGCTCGACGCCGTCGAGGAGCCCCGCCCCGCCGCCCGCGACGCGGGGTCAGCTCCCGCAGACGCGGGGTCACGTCCCAGCGTCGCGGGGTCACGTCCCAGCGTCGCGGGGTCACGTCCCTACACCCCGGCGCCCCCCGCCGAGGCGACGGTGGCCGACCTCGGCGAGCACCGCCGTCGTGCGCTGCGCCTTCCCGTCTCCACCCGGTGGCTCGCTGCCGCGGCGGCTGCACTCCTCGTGGTGGCCGGCGTGAGCGGCGCGTGGGCCATCCGTGCCCAGCAGCAGCGCGACGATGCCCTCCGGCAGCTCGCCCTCGCCGCGGACGCGCCCGGAACGGTGATGGGGCGGATCCTCGCCGCCCCGGATGCCAAGGTCCAACAGGTCAGCGTGCCCGGCGGCGGGACCCTGGTCCTCGCCCACTCACGGCAGGACGCGGTGGCCGGCGTGGTGACGCTGGGCCTGCCGCAGCCCGCCCAGGGGCATGTCTACGAGCTGTGGCTCGGCGACGCGTCCGGCACGATGAAGCCCGCGGGCCTCGTGAAGGGCACCGGGTCCACGTGGAACGAGCTGCCCGGCGGTATCGGATCCTCGACGGTCCTCGGCGTGACGGTCGAGCCGGCGGGCGGATCGAAGCAGCCCACCACCGCGCCGATCGTCGTCCAGCAGTTCTCGTAGCCTCCTCGGCGACCCCCTTCCGGAGGGCTCGCGCAGATTGGTCCAATCCGTCTGCGCGGGCCCTCCGAACTATTGGTGCGGGAACACCGCACCGGCGCGTCAGACGGCACGCCGGGGACCTTCACAAGGAGACACCATGTCCACCTCAGTCCTCTCGAACCGCCGCACCGCAGTCCAGGTCGCCGCGACCGTCGTCGGTGCCGTCTTCCTCCTCGTCGGGGTGCTCGGCTTCATCCCCGGCATCACCTCCGGCTCGGGCCTCGGCTTCGCGGGCCACCATTCGGACGCGTACCTGCTCGGCCTGTTCCAGGTCTCGGTGCTCCACAACGTGGTCCACCTGCTCTTCGGCATCGCCGGCCTCGCGCTCGCCCGCTCGGCGGCGGGCTCCAAGGGCTTCCTCGTCTGGGGCGGCGCGATCTACCTCGTCCTGTTCGTCTACGGCCTCGTGTTCGGCGGCGAGTCGGCCGGCAACTTCGTCCCGCTCAACGCCGCGGACAACGGGCTGCACCTCCTGCTCGGCGTCGGCATGCTGGTGATCGGCCTGGTCCTCGGGCGCACGGCCTCCCGCCAGGCGTCGGCTGCCCGCCGCTGAGACGGGCCGCCACAACCGTGGCGAGCCGAGAGCGCCCCGGCCGCCCGCCCCTCCGTCTGAAGGTCACCTCCTGAAGGTCATTGTCCTGCCTTTGACCCCCGGGAGGTGACCTTCAGGACGTGACGCGCCCTGGGGCGGCCCCTGCTCACCGGCCAAGTGGTCGGGCGTGGCCACACAACGGCCTTCGAAATCACGCCTCCGATGAGCTGGACGTGGACCGCTCGGTCATGTTCGGGTGCCCCCTGCGAAAGGCGAGACACGACCGAGTTCGGGCAGCATCCGGCTCACGCGTGCTGGACGCATAGAAGAGGCCTCCGCCGCTGTAGCGGCGAAGGCCTCCTGTATGTACGGCTCGGTTAGCTCTGACCCGTAGTGACCGTGCAGTCCCGGTGTCAGTGGGAGAAGTTTGCGGAGATCTCTGCGAGGGTGCGTCCCTTTGTTTCAGGTGCGAGCCATTGCGAGAGGACTGCGCCGAGCAATGCGACGGCGGCGGCGGCGACCATGCTTGGGCCCATGCCGATGTTGCTGATCGCCCATGGCAGGGCGAAGGTGCCGAGTGCGGCTCCGATGCGGCTGAAGGCCGCGGCGAAGCCCATGCCGATCCCGCGCAGGTGCCCGGGGAATACCTCGGCCGGATAGACCTGGGTCAGCGTGGTGTAGCCGGCATTGAAGTAGGAGAAGGCGAGGAACAGGACGAGCACGAGGATCGCCGGTGCGTTCCCCCAGAGTCCGATGATCAGCAGGATGCCTGCGCAGAGCCACTGCCCGGGCACGGTGAGGATTCGGCGGCCGAGCTTGTCGATCAGAAGCACGGTGGTGACAACGCCCGCGGTCGCAAGGGCGGACAGGCCGACTCCGCCGGCCCAGCCGCCGCCGAAGCCGAAATGGTTGAGCACGTCGTCGGCGAAGGTCGCGATCGCGAAGTACGGAGTGACCGCGCAGAACCAGAAACCTGAGGTGAAGAGGGTGGCGCGCCAGTGCTGCCTCGAGAACAGCATTCCGACGGAGGCGCTCTTGATCTTTGTCCTGCCCTGCGCGGCCTGGGCCTCCTGGATCCTTCTCAGATCGATCTCTTCGGTGATGCTGTGGTGCATCTGGGGCGATTCGACGTATCTGCGTGCGATCGCGAGCGCTTCCTCGCGCCGTCCCTTCGTGATGAGCCAGCTCGGCGATTCGGGGAGGCCGAAGCGGGCGAGGAACAGGACCAGGGCGAGGATCGTGCTCGTGCCGATGACGAGGCGCCATGGGGTTCCGGCGTCGTGCAGGAGGGTGCCGATGATGAATGCCATCATGAAGCCGACGTACCAGGCGATCAGAGTCAGCCCGAGCAAGCGCCCGCGGAGCTTTGGCGGGGAGAACTCTGACAGCAGGGGTCCACCGATTGAGTACTCGCCGCCGATCGCGACGCCCATGAGGAACCGGATGATGGCCAGCTGGACCACGGCCCCGTCTCCGGAGGCTACGAAGAACTGGGCCGCTGAGGCGAGCAGGAACAGGCCCATGTCCACGAGGAACATGGGCTTGCGCCCGAACTTGTCAGTGGCCCAGCCAGCCAGCGGCGCGCCGACGAAGATGCCTGCCAGCGGGCCTGCAGCGATCATCCCCAGGGACAGTGAGTCGAGCTGGAGATCTGACCGCATGGGTCCGGTGACGGGGCCGATGATTCCGAGGATGTAACCGTCGAGGAACATCCCGCCGATGAACACAGCGACAAGCCGCACCATGAAGCGGCGTTTGAACGTGGAGCTGGTCTCTTTTGAAATGGAGGCGTCGGCGGAGGCCGCCGTCCTGGTCGAATGGATCACTGAGATTCGTTCCCTTCTGGCTTCAGCGCATAGCGCTGCCGGCACCGGGGCGCCGTTTCCTGGACGCATGGACAGCCGCAGCAGCCCTGAGCGACCGGCGGACGAGGCCGACTGGCTCGATGCCAGCCGATATGGCCGGGCAGGACCCGGGAGATGACTTCGGCGTCGTCCCCAGGTTCCGGTGCTCCGCACTGCTTTGATCGACGGTGCTGCCACCTTTGATAGTCATAAACAGTTTCCCTTAGTGATGAGAGCTGCCGCATGGACGCTGACAACGCTGTGCGGTCTATGCGCGAGAGGGGGCTCCCCTTGATCGGTCTTCTTGAATTCGTTTGTCACGCGCATCCACGGGCGGAGTCCCGGGCGGGGGCATATCCGGGCCAGCTTCGTTCCGCCATGATCAACAACGTTCGCTCTGTGCAACAGATCGTGCGCTCGCTCACACTCAATGTCAAGGGCATGGCCTGTGAAAGACAGAGTATGTAAGCGTTCTTGCTTCTTGCTCCGGGGTATGCCGAAGGCCCACGTCAGGTGAGGCTCGGCATCGAGGAGATCGAACGCCTGCCCGCCGTCCGGGTACCGAAGCAGAAGCGCAGGCACATCAACTCCGACGCATGACGCACCACCTCGTACGAGACAAGGAATCGCCCAACCAGTCACGCCGATTGGAGGGCCCCGTCTTCCGAAAGCGGTGCTTCGATGAGGAATGCCTCCCCAGGTCTCAGGCCCATCGAAGCACCCTTCACGGAAGACGGGACGCCCGCTGCGAACGCTGAGCACTATGACATCGGCTCCTGCAGCGCAGGCCTGCAGCGGCAGGCGGCTATGGCAGCTTGCCGATGGTCC
Proteins encoded:
- a CDS encoding DUF72 domain-containing protein — encoded protein: MGWHIGTSGWSYDHWEHALYPPRTRPWDRLGIYSAAFSTVELNASFYRWPRTTAFASWRRRLPEGFLLSVKAPRGLTHAKRLYAPEAWAGRIADSWHELGPRRAVLLVQLSPHHARDDARLDWFLGTLPPWIRTAVEFRHPSWHDPGVFDILRRHGAAYCVMSGAGLPCILEATAPHVYVRLHGPDHGHLYAGSYSDADLGWWAGRIREWDAAGHEVFAYFNNDGGGNAVRNAFTLRSLLG
- a CDS encoding fasciclin domain-containing protein, with the protein product MKTTHRTPAVVGLAALAAVSALSLSACGGSTAAAGGSSSSAPASAAAGMTTPSASGMSSPMASGSMSADPAANLVGAGCADYAKANPSGPGSVQGMSADPVAVAASNNPLLTTLTSAVSGKLNPKVNLVDTLDSSQFTVFAPVDSAFAKIDPATINSLKTDDATLKKILTYHVVPGQIEPDSIAGTHKTVEGQDVTVTGSGNSLKVNGANVVCGGVHTANATVYLVDSVLMPPAK
- the sigK gene encoding ECF RNA polymerase sigma factor SigK, with protein sequence MRGARDQAAFGQLYDALAPLVHGLVLRVVRDPAQAEEVTQEVFLEVWQQAKRFDADRGRARAWITVMAHRRAVDRVRAAQAAADRDLRQGIKEFQESYDDVEHRVEVALESDRVNRALESLTEVQKQAIRLAYYGGYTYGEVATALGLPLGTVKTRIRDGMIRLRDVLGVSHG
- a CDS encoding anti-sigma factor, which produces MDDQLHLLTGAYALNALDDEERRRFEHTLGFGDETAEEARELAETAALLAAGTTPVAPPPDLKARLMAQIAVTPQLDAVEEPRPAARDAGSAPADAGSRPSVAGSRPSVAGSRPYTPAPPAEATVADLGEHRRRALRLPVSTRWLAAAAAALLVVAGVSGAWAIRAQQQRDDALRQLALAADAPGTVMGRILAAPDAKVQQVSVPGGGTLVLAHSRQDAVAGVVTLGLPQPAQGHVYELWLGDASGTMKPAGLVKGTGSTWNELPGGIGSSTVLGVTVEPAGGSKQPTTAPIVVQQFS
- a CDS encoding DUF4383 domain-containing protein — encoded protein: MSTSVLSNRRTAVQVAATVVGAVFLLVGVLGFIPGITSGSGLGFAGHHSDAYLLGLFQVSVLHNVVHLLFGIAGLALARSAAGSKGFLVWGGAIYLVLFVYGLVFGGESAGNFVPLNAADNGLHLLLGVGMLVIGLVLGRTASRQASAARR
- a CDS encoding MFS transporter, with amino-acid sequence MIHSTRTAASADASISKETSSTFKRRFMVRLVAVFIGGMFLDGYILGIIGPVTGPMRSDLQLDSLSLGMIAAGPLAGIFVGAPLAGWATDKFGRKPMFLVDMGLFLLASAAQFFVASGDGAVVQLAIIRFLMGVAIGGEYSIGGPLLSEFSPPKLRGRLLGLTLIAWYVGFMMAFIIGTLLHDAGTPWRLVIGTSTILALVLFLARFGLPESPSWLITKGRREEALAIARRYVESPQMHHSITEEIDLRRIQEAQAAQGRTKIKSASVGMLFSRQHWRATLFTSGFWFCAVTPYFAIATFADDVLNHFGFGGGWAGGVGLSALATAGVVTTVLLIDKLGRRILTVPGQWLCAGILLIIGLWGNAPAILVLVLFLAFSYFNAGYTTLTQVYPAEVFPGHLRGIGMGFAAAFSRIGAALGTFALPWAISNIGMGPSMVAAAAVALLGAVLSQWLAPETKGRTLAEISANFSH